In Marivirga salinae, a single window of DNA contains:
- a CDS encoding biotin--[acetyl-CoA-carboxylase] ligase: MHKIFANTLFIGKHIVSLPSCHSTNDLMAQMSAKKQLHEGAIIITKHQTKGKGQRGSQWDSPEGKNLTFSIFLKPHFLKASQQFELNRMASLALLDVVKNLSADAKVFVKWPNDLILNKRKVAGILIENSINQSGISESIIGIGLNVNQTEDLLPTATSLAKQFEKEFELEKVLLDIVQRLEHYYLILRSGDFRFIHEWYESKLYLKDKVAYYEDSIGKFNGIIRNVHPDGVLEIEDESGIHKKYHFKEVRLLS; this comes from the coding sequence TTGCATAAAATCTTTGCCAACACCTTATTTATAGGGAAACATATCGTTTCTCTGCCAAGCTGTCATTCAACCAATGATTTGATGGCACAAATGTCTGCCAAAAAACAGCTTCACGAAGGTGCAATTATCATCACAAAACACCAAACTAAAGGCAAGGGGCAAAGAGGAAGTCAATGGGATTCTCCAGAAGGAAAAAATCTAACATTCTCGATATTTCTAAAACCTCATTTCTTAAAAGCATCGCAGCAATTTGAGTTGAATAGAATGGCTTCATTAGCACTTTTGGATGTGGTGAAGAATTTATCTGCTGATGCTAAAGTTTTTGTGAAATGGCCGAATGATCTTATTTTAAATAAGAGAAAGGTAGCGGGGATTTTAATTGAAAATTCTATCAATCAAAGCGGAATTTCTGAAAGCATTATTGGGATTGGATTGAATGTAAATCAAACAGAAGATTTACTACCCACAGCAACTTCTTTAGCAAAACAATTTGAAAAGGAATTTGAGTTGGAGAAAGTATTACTCGACATCGTTCAGCGACTAGAGCATTATTATCTGATTTTAAGAAGTGGTGATTTCAGATTTATTCATGAATGGTATGAATCGAAACTATATCTTAAAGATAAAGTGGCTTATTATGAAGATTCCATCGGAAAATTCAATGGGATAATACGCAATGTTCATCCTGATGGGGTGCTTGAAATTGAGGATGAAAGTGGTATTCATAAGAAATACCACTTCAAGGAAGTCCGCTTGCTGTCTTAA
- the ahcY gene encoding adenosylhomocysteinase — MTDTENYKVKDISLAAWGRKEITLAEAEMPGLMALREEYGKEQPLKGARIAGCLHMTIQTAVLIETLVALGAEVTWSSCNIFSTQDQAAAAIAAAGVPVYAWKGMTEEEFNWCIEQTLFFGEDKKPLNMILDDGGDLTNMVLDNYPELAEGINGLSEETTTGVHRLYERMKKGTLPMPAINVNDSVTKSKFDNKYGCKESLVDAIRRATDVMMAGKVAVVGGYGDVGKGSAASLRGAGVRVIVTEIDPICALQAAMDGFEVKPMKKAVPEADIIVTATGNKDIITSDLFEAMKDKAIVCNIGHFDNEIDVDWLHKNAEWDNIKPQVDLITMKNGKQIILLAEGRLVNLGCATGHPSFVMSNSFTNQTLAQIELWTRKDNYENAVYMLPKHLDEKVAALHLAKIGVELDSLSKDQAEYIGVTVEGPYKPEYYRY; from the coding sequence ATGACAGATACAGAGAATTACAAAGTAAAAGACATTTCCCTAGCCGCTTGGGGAAGAAAAGAAATTACGCTAGCAGAGGCAGAAATGCCAGGTTTGATGGCATTAAGAGAAGAATACGGTAAGGAGCAACCTTTGAAAGGTGCTAGAATTGCTGGTTGTTTGCACATGACAATCCAAACGGCAGTTTTGATTGAAACTTTAGTGGCATTAGGTGCTGAAGTAACTTGGAGTTCATGTAATATCTTTTCAACGCAAGATCAAGCTGCTGCTGCCATCGCGGCTGCGGGAGTTCCCGTTTATGCTTGGAAGGGCATGACAGAGGAAGAATTCAACTGGTGTATTGAGCAAACACTTTTCTTCGGAGAAGATAAAAAACCATTAAACATGATTTTGGATGATGGTGGTGACTTAACCAATATGGTGTTGGATAACTATCCTGAGCTTGCTGAAGGCATCAACGGACTCTCTGAGGAAACTACTACTGGTGTTCATAGATTGTACGAGAGAATGAAGAAAGGTACTTTACCGATGCCTGCTATCAATGTGAACGATTCAGTTACTAAATCTAAATTTGATAACAAATATGGTTGTAAAGAATCATTAGTAGATGCTATTAGAAGAGCTACTGATGTGATGATGGCTGGAAAAGTTGCTGTTGTTGGTGGATATGGTGATGTAGGAAAAGGTTCTGCTGCTTCTTTGAGAGGTGCTGGCGTTAGAGTTATCGTTACGGAGATTGATCCAATTTGTGCGCTTCAAGCTGCAATGGATGGTTTTGAAGTGAAGCCTATGAAAAAAGCTGTTCCGGAAGCCGATATTATTGTAACGGCTACTGGTAATAAAGATATCATTACTTCAGATTTGTTTGAAGCAATGAAGGATAAAGCAATTGTTTGTAATATTGGCCACTTTGATAATGAAATTGATGTAGACTGGTTACATAAAAATGCTGAGTGGGATAACATTAAGCCACAAGTAGATTTGATTACCATGAAGAATGGAAAGCAAATCATTTTATTAGCTGAAGGTAGATTGGTGAATTTAGGTTGTGCTACTGGTCACCCATCTTTTGTAATGTCTAATTCATTCACTAATCAGACATTGGCGCAAATTGAATTGTGGACTCGTAAAGACAATTATGAAAATGCTGTTTATATGTTGCCTAAGCATTTAGATGAAAAAGTAGCGGCTTTACACTTAGCTAAGATTGGCGTTGAATTAGATTCATTAAGCAAAGATCAAGCGGAATACATTGGCGTTACCGTTGAAGGACCATACAAGCCAGAGTATTACAGATATTAA
- a CDS encoding YjjG family noncanonical pyrimidine nucleotidase, with protein sequence MGEINTYKHIFFDLDHTLWDYEKNSNEALGELFLKYQLDTLGISTCDQFNLCFEEINSALWRDYNKNKISRDGIREQRFLRILNQFEINDNDLSEKLSTEYLMLCPTKPHLIPYTFEVLDYLKDNYQLHILTNGFKDVQKLKLEKSRLHSYFTTVVTSDSAGYKKPMTSIFKFAIDKAEARKNESIMIGDNLQTDILGARNFGMDTVYFNPKKEKHKSSVTHEIDCLSQLKSIF encoded by the coding sequence ATGGGTGAAATAAATACTTATAAACATATCTTCTTTGATTTAGACCATACGCTTTGGGATTACGAGAAAAATTCAAACGAAGCTTTAGGCGAATTATTCCTTAAATATCAACTCGATACTCTAGGTATAAGTACATGTGATCAATTCAATCTTTGTTTTGAAGAAATTAATAGCGCTCTTTGGAGAGATTATAATAAAAATAAGATATCTCGAGATGGAATAAGAGAACAGAGATTTTTGAGAATTTTGAATCAGTTCGAAATAAATGACAACGATTTGAGTGAAAAACTTTCTACAGAATACTTGATGCTATGCCCTACTAAACCACACTTAATACCCTACACTTTTGAAGTACTTGATTATTTAAAAGATAATTATCAACTCCATATTTTAACTAATGGATTTAAGGATGTTCAGAAATTGAAATTAGAAAAATCCAGATTACATTCTTACTTTACAACTGTAGTAACTTCAGACAGTGCCGGTTACAAAAAACCTATGACCTCAATATTTAAATTTGCGATTGATAAAGCGGAGGCTAGAAAAAACGAGAGCATTATGATAGGTGATAATCTTCAAACTGATATTCTTGGTGCAAGAAATTTCGGAATGGACACTGTTTATTTCAATCCAAAAAAAGAGAAACATAAATCAAGTGTTACACATGAAATTGATTGCTTAAGCCAATTGAAATCTATTTTTTAG
- a CDS encoding ATP-binding protein: MSAKTFQDILDEGSGKVKVYYYPIEPFIYKDEIGNLLGIEKEMMDSYLRFIEKKYSVKLFIEWEQVPTFDSVFEYVNKSDVPAFGISVISKTDDRAKLVGFSYSYMPDVSVFITHLSVPYLKDGAALKTHIDGFEAATISSTTYKDDLDKLSNKFDLELNYVDVPNDEDIIRLVSRNKEMVGFVGLPFYVIEIGKGNPVKRHSKFQVKRDGYRFIYQLGKGWDMTVKNYFESYLYRAEADKIIRRYLGNDYSELIWGLAGDNVSDRADEIAFLNKEKEIQSQSLIAAERQKDLQWVIIISVSLGLVFVIIIGLLLVRSNRMRQRDNVLLKDKSEQLQELLNELNQNKDEITHQRHLLQRKNKELSDINKQKDELIGIVAHDLKSPINQMSGLITILGFKSEKWDKEELEVFEKLESSNLHLKELVERILDLESIQKKSLNYKVSATDMAAIMKETVAEFEEKAKSKNISIDISQIISGKMVMVDPFFLKQVFENLVSNALKFSPLGSQVFIGTESHHEYHHVYVADEGPGISEKDKVKLFTKYMTLSAQPTGDETSTGLGLSIVKKYVEEMNGSVWCESQLGKGAKFIVAFPKV; this comes from the coding sequence GTGTCAGCAAAAACTTTTCAAGATATTCTTGATGAAGGATCAGGTAAAGTAAAGGTTTATTATTATCCGATAGAGCCTTTTATTTATAAAGATGAGATAGGGAATTTATTGGGCATAGAAAAGGAAATGATGGATTCCTATCTTCGATTTATTGAAAAGAAGTACTCAGTAAAGTTATTCATTGAATGGGAGCAAGTTCCAACTTTCGATTCTGTATTCGAATATGTAAATAAATCTGATGTTCCAGCATTTGGAATATCAGTCATTTCAAAAACCGATGATCGAGCAAAGTTGGTTGGATTTTCATACTCATATATGCCTGATGTCAGTGTTTTTATTACCCACCTCTCGGTACCATACCTAAAGGATGGAGCAGCCTTGAAAACACATATTGATGGCTTTGAGGCTGCCACAATTTCCAGTACTACTTATAAAGATGATTTAGATAAGCTTAGTAATAAATTTGATTTAGAATTAAACTATGTAGATGTTCCAAATGATGAGGATATCATTCGTTTAGTAAGTCGGAATAAGGAAATGGTGGGCTTTGTTGGCTTGCCATTTTATGTGATTGAAATTGGAAAAGGTAATCCAGTAAAAAGACACAGTAAGTTCCAGGTAAAGAGAGATGGATATAGATTCATTTATCAATTAGGAAAAGGCTGGGATATGACAGTTAAGAACTATTTTGAGAGTTATCTATACCGTGCTGAGGCAGATAAAATTATCAGGAGATATCTTGGAAATGACTATTCAGAATTAATTTGGGGTCTTGCAGGAGATAATGTTTCAGATCGAGCAGATGAAATCGCTTTTTTGAATAAAGAAAAGGAAATCCAAAGCCAAAGCTTAATAGCTGCTGAACGTCAAAAAGATTTACAGTGGGTCATAATCATTTCTGTTAGTTTAGGTCTTGTTTTTGTAATCATTATTGGATTATTATTAGTTCGCTCAAATAGAATGAGACAAAGAGACAATGTGCTTTTAAAAGACAAAAGTGAACAATTACAGGAATTATTGAATGAATTAAACCAAAATAAAGACGAGATTACTCACCAACGGCATTTACTTCAAAGAAAAAATAAGGAACTTTCAGATATAAATAAGCAAAAAGATGAATTGATTGGCATTGTTGCCCACGATTTGAAAAGTCCGATTAATCAAATGAGTGGTTTAATTACAATTTTGGGCTTTAAGAGCGAAAAATGGGATAAAGAGGAATTAGAAGTTTTTGAAAAGCTTGAAAGTTCAAACCTTCATTTAAAAGAATTGGTAGAACGTATCTTAGATTTAGAATCAATTCAAAAGAAGAGCTTAAATTATAAGGTCAGTGCAACAGATATGGCTGCGATAATGAAAGAAACTGTAGCTGAATTTGAGGAAAAGGCAAAGTCTAAAAATATCTCGATTGATATTTCTCAAATTATTAGCGGAAAAATGGTAATGGTTGATCCTTTTTTCTTAAAACAAGTATTTGAAAATTTAGTTAGCAATGCCTTAAAATTTTCTCCTTTAGGAAGTCAAGTTTTTATAGGTACTGAAAGTCATCATGAATATCACCACGTGTATGTGGCTGATGAAGGGCCTGGGATTTCAGAAAAAGATAAAGTGAAATTATTTACCAAATATATGACCTTGTCTGCTCAGCCTACTGGAGACGAAACTTCAACAGGCTTAGGCTTGTCTATTGTTAAAAAGTATGTGGAGGAGATGAATGGTAGTGTTTGGTGTGAAAGTCAATTAGGAAAAGGTGCTAAATTTATAGTAGCATTTCCAAAAGTATAA
- a CDS encoding ArsR/SmtB family transcription factor yields the protein MRLKNFTLNFSVQFYKCLSDDSRLRMLFLVHQNQEMCISDLEMILDFTQAKTSRHLSFLKNNGVLNSKKVDQWVFYYVKEEVKDLLAQTFKFVEKDQQLQKDLETFKVMYSNRTLALNKLHSKKWVK from the coding sequence ATGAGGCTCAAGAACTTTACTTTAAATTTCAGTGTACAATTCTATAAATGTCTTTCTGATGATTCTCGTTTACGTATGCTGTTTTTAGTCCATCAAAATCAGGAAATGTGTATTTCAGACTTGGAAATGATTTTAGATTTTACTCAGGCTAAAACCTCAAGACATTTATCATTTTTAAAGAATAATGGAGTGCTAAATTCCAAGAAAGTTGATCAATGGGTGTTCTACTATGTAAAAGAAGAGGTGAAAGATTTATTAGCCCAAACATTTAAATTCGTAGAAAAAGACCAACAATTACAAAAAGATTTAGAAACCTTTAAAGTAATGTATTCCAATAGAACACTTGCTTTAAATAAATTACACAGCAAAAAATGGGTGAAATAA
- a CDS encoding histidine phosphatase family protein — translation MRILIAIILVAFLAVSCSNENENKVIYMVRHAEKDMVPKNDPPLTTDGVIRSVDLASWFKNIDIDTVFTTDFVRMRETAKPLAEQQNLELSIYDAKDFEDFAKQLKKMDADTILVVGHSNTILEQIEALDFERPQEEIKEKEYDKIFELRFENKEVITHQYGSKFKE, via the coding sequence ATGAGAATATTAATAGCGATTATTTTAGTAGCATTTTTGGCAGTTTCTTGTTCAAATGAAAATGAAAACAAGGTTATTTATATGGTTCGTCATGCTGAAAAGGATATGGTTCCTAAAAATGATCCACCACTAACAACAGACGGAGTGATACGTTCAGTGGATTTAGCCAGCTGGTTTAAAAATATTGATATCGATACTGTTTTCACTACTGATTTTGTTCGGATGCGAGAAACAGCAAAGCCATTAGCAGAACAGCAAAATCTTGAACTTTCAATCTATGATGCTAAAGATTTCGAAGATTTTGCAAAGCAATTGAAGAAAATGGATGCAGACACTATTTTAGTGGTAGGTCATAGCAATACTATTCTTGAACAAATAGAAGCTTTGGATTTTGAACGTCCTCAGGAAGAAATTAAGGAAAAGGAATACGATAAAATCTTTGAGCTTAGATTCGAGAATAAAGAAGTAATTACTCACCAATACGGCTCAAAATTTAAAGAGTAA
- a CDS encoding SRPBCC family protein: MHLKLKTKVSQDFLSVKEGFNEKLFLSLNPPFPPVQLKEFGGCKKGDKVHLELNFIFFKQDWISEITFDNTSDSVFEFVDEGTKLPFFLKYWKHHHIVEKTKENQSFIIDDITFKSPFILMDILLYPVLWLQFVYRKPIYKKLFKAVKD; this comes from the coding sequence ATGCATTTAAAGCTTAAAACCAAAGTAAGTCAAGATTTTTTATCGGTTAAAGAAGGGTTTAATGAAAAACTGTTTTTATCATTGAACCCTCCATTTCCACCAGTTCAATTAAAAGAATTTGGTGGCTGCAAAAAAGGAGATAAAGTCCATTTAGAATTGAATTTTATTTTCTTTAAGCAAGACTGGATAAGTGAAATTACTTTTGACAATACTTCTGATTCAGTTTTTGAATTTGTGGATGAAGGAACCAAATTACCTTTCTTTTTAAAATATTGGAAGCATCATCATATAGTAGAGAAAACGAAAGAAAACCAATCTTTTATTATTGATGATATCACTTTCAAATCACCATTTATATTAATGGACATTTTGTTGTATCCTGTTTTATGGCTTCAATTTGTATATCGTAAGCCGATTTATAAAAAGCTTTTTAAAGCTGTTAAGGATTAA
- a CDS encoding carboxypeptidase-like regulatory domain-containing protein, with protein sequence MVQRKLPILIILLFVSFFSYSQVEKNEPEKVIQFTGVVLDADSSAIPGVHIYTPIFGRGTSTNQYGFFSMPALEGDSLVISAVGFKKATYVVPKIKSSTLKVIFQLEQDREMLDEVQVYNMPPTAEAFKKAVLAVRLPQEFSNMDKNLDPATLQQMYKSLPADGSMNHRWFVQEQAFYNQTQNSVRINPLLNPMSWVEIYRAIKRGDFSNNND encoded by the coding sequence ATGGTTCAAAGAAAACTTCCCATATTAATTATTTTGTTATTTGTGTCTTTTTTCTCCTACTCTCAAGTAGAGAAGAATGAACCGGAAAAAGTAATTCAATTTACTGGAGTAGTGTTGGACGCTGACAGTTCAGCAATACCTGGTGTTCATATATATACCCCTATTTTCGGAAGAGGTACCTCAACAAATCAATACGGTTTCTTTTCCATGCCTGCATTAGAAGGAGATAGCCTAGTTATCAGTGCTGTTGGTTTTAAAAAAGCTACCTATGTAGTGCCCAAAATAAAAAGTTCTACTTTAAAAGTGATTTTCCAATTAGAGCAGGATAGAGAAATGTTAGATGAGGTTCAAGTTTATAATATGCCTCCAACTGCCGAAGCATTTAAAAAAGCTGTTTTGGCCGTTCGTCTACCTCAAGAATTTAGTAATATGGATAAAAATTTAGATCCTGCAACTCTTCAGCAGATGTATAAATCTTTACCCGCTGATGGTTCAATGAACCATAGATGGTTTGTTCAAGAACAAGCTTTTTATAATCAAACCCAGAATTCAGTAAGAATTAATCCTTTACTAAACCCAATGTCATGGGTAGAAATTTACAGGGCAATAAAGCGCGGTGACTTTAGTAATAACAACGATTAA
- the rsfS gene encoding ribosome silencing factor, protein MNSEALSNLVVQGMQERKAQDITILDLTEVKNAVADYFVICSATSDTQADSISESIEKFVHKEANEKPWMTEGKNNKEWILIDFASVVAHVFKTDKREHYNLESLWGDAKIIEVESV, encoded by the coding sequence ATGAATTCAGAAGCTTTAAGTAATTTAGTAGTGCAGGGAATGCAGGAGAGAAAAGCTCAAGACATCACTATTTTAGATTTAACAGAAGTAAAAAATGCAGTAGCTGACTATTTTGTTATATGTTCAGCAACTTCCGATACCCAAGCAGATTCCATATCTGAATCCATTGAAAAATTTGTTCATAAAGAAGCAAATGAAAAGCCTTGGATGACTGAGGGAAAAAACAATAAGGAATGGATTCTAATAGATTTTGCAAGTGTTGTTGCTCATGTCTTCAAAACCGACAAAAGAGAACACTATAATCTCGAAAGTTTATGGGGCGATGCTAAAATCATAGAGGTAGAAAGCGTTTAA
- the ftsH gene encoding ATP-dependent zinc metalloprotease FtsH yields the protein MAENPKAPKDGKRKKIIPKPPQKPNYQIWVIIILISVVFGISLFSGSSNAIKISEKRFERMYMSNDVQKVLLLKNQGVVEVYLKEDALQNSKYIQELENSNPWNYQQGPHYQFEIPSLDIFDQNFTELESQVPQEDRIGYEVEERTQWSEMFWSYGFLIFLLFGVWFLMRRMSGQGGPGGQIFNIGKSKAALFDAENKVKITFKDVAGLDEAKEEVAEIVEFLKNPGKFTTLGGKIPKGALLVGAPGTGKTLLAKAVAGEAEVPFFSLSGSDFVEMFVGVGAARVRDLFKQAKEKAPCIVFIDEIDAIGRSRGGGKMPGSNDERENTLNSLLVEMDGFSTDSGVIILAATNRPDVLDSALMRPGRFDRQVSIDKPDIIGREAIFKVHLGPLKVDKDVDAKKLAAQTPGFAGAEIANVCNEAALIAARKNKKAVEMHDFQDAVDRVIGGLEKKNKIISPDEKKIVAYHEAGHAVAGWFLEHADPLVKVSIVPRGIAALGYAQYLPKEQFLHQTEQLFDEMCMALGGRAAEEIVFGKISTGALSDLERITKMAYSMVSVYGMNEKIGNVSYYDSKDGGDYKFTKPYSEDTAKVIDEEVGKLIAKAYETTKKLLTEKRDKLEILAQQLLEKEIIFQSDLEKLIGKRPFAQQTTYEAYTNGKNQEKLDKEKKEEEKKKAESEKAKEETTATDSTNSDSTDQEDKKED from the coding sequence ATGGCAGAAAATCCAAAAGCACCGAAAGACGGTAAAAGAAAAAAAATCATACCAAAGCCACCTCAAAAGCCAAATTATCAAATATGGGTAATTATCATTTTGATTTCAGTGGTATTTGGTATTTCATTATTCAGTGGCAGCAGTAATGCCATTAAAATTTCTGAAAAGAGATTTGAAAGAATGTATATGAGCAATGATGTTCAAAAAGTATTATTGCTTAAGAATCAAGGGGTGGTTGAAGTATATTTGAAAGAAGACGCCCTTCAAAATTCTAAATATATTCAGGAATTAGAAAATAGCAATCCTTGGAATTATCAGCAAGGACCTCATTATCAATTTGAAATTCCTAGCTTAGACATCTTTGACCAAAATTTCACTGAACTTGAAAGTCAGGTTCCACAGGAGGACAGAATTGGTTACGAAGTTGAAGAGCGCACACAATGGTCAGAAATGTTTTGGAGCTATGGCTTCTTAATATTCTTATTATTTGGTGTTTGGTTCTTGATGAGAAGAATGTCAGGACAAGGCGGCCCTGGTGGTCAAATCTTCAACATTGGAAAATCCAAAGCGGCTTTATTTGATGCTGAGAATAAAGTAAAAATCACATTTAAAGATGTTGCAGGATTAGACGAAGCCAAAGAAGAAGTGGCCGAGATAGTTGAGTTCTTGAAGAACCCTGGTAAATTCACCACTTTAGGTGGTAAAATCCCTAAAGGAGCTTTATTAGTAGGGGCTCCAGGTACAGGAAAAACATTATTGGCTAAAGCTGTAGCTGGTGAAGCTGAAGTACCTTTCTTTTCATTGTCAGGTTCTGATTTCGTGGAAATGTTTGTTGGTGTTGGTGCGGCTAGGGTAAGAGATTTATTCAAACAGGCTAAAGAAAAGGCTCCTTGTATTGTATTTATCGATGAGATTGATGCAATCGGTCGTTCCAGAGGTGGCGGAAAAATGCCAGGCTCAAATGACGAAAGAGAAAACACATTGAACTCTCTTTTAGTAGAGATGGATGGATTCTCAACAGATTCAGGAGTTATAATCCTTGCAGCTACCAATAGACCAGATGTATTGGATTCAGCCTTAATGAGACCAGGTAGATTCGATAGACAAGTAAGTATAGATAAACCCGACATTATTGGTAGAGAAGCTATTTTCAAGGTTCACTTAGGCCCTTTGAAAGTTGACAAAGATGTTGATGCTAAAAAATTAGCAGCTCAAACTCCAGGTTTTGCAGGTGCAGAAATAGCAAATGTTTGTAATGAAGCAGCTCTTATTGCTGCAAGGAAAAACAAAAAAGCTGTGGAAATGCACGATTTCCAAGATGCAGTGGATAGAGTAATTGGTGGTCTTGAGAAGAAAAATAAAATCATATCTCCTGACGAGAAGAAAATAGTAGCTTATCATGAAGCAGGGCACGCAGTTGCAGGATGGTTCTTAGAACATGCTGATCCTTTGGTGAAAGTAAGTATTGTTCCAAGAGGAATTGCCGCTTTAGGTTATGCTCAGTATTTACCAAAAGAGCAATTCTTGCATCAAACAGAACAGTTATTTGATGAGATGTGTATGGCTCTTGGTGGACGTGCTGCTGAGGAAATTGTATTTGGTAAAATATCTACAGGAGCCTTAAGCGATTTGGAAAGGATTACTAAAATGGCTTACAGCATGGTAAGTGTATATGGTATGAATGAGAAAATCGGTAATGTTTCTTACTATGACTCTAAAGATGGTGGTGATTATAAATTCACTAAGCCTTATTCAGAAGACACTGCTAAAGTGATAGATGAAGAGGTAGGTAAATTAATTGCCAAAGCTTATGAAACCACTAAGAAACTCTTAACTGAAAAAAGAGATAAGCTAGAAATCTTAGCACAGCAATTGCTTGAGAAAGAGATTATATTCCAATCTGATTTGGAGAAACTAATTGGTAAAAGACCTTTTGCTCAGCAAACAACTTATGAGGCTTATACTAATGGAAAAAATCAAGAGAAATTAGATAAGGAAAAGAAAGAAGAAGAGAAAAAGAAAGCGGAATCAGAAAAAGCTAAAGAAGAAACTACAGCGACTGACTCTACAAACTCTGATTCTACTGATCAAGAGGATAAAAAAGAAGACTGA
- a CDS encoding TlpA family protein disulfide reductase: protein MVRFIFVFLLILSSIINIHAKTITFLHDEDIEVKFQDAVHPQILDYAPQFIYPTSTIFQLAESKFHFYRLSFSEKEYYLWMEDLSTDIEINLSSPEINSSNVKMISKSDWYSAKVDLNNSALEELNEIDLYYANALDSLKRLAQTDDQFRAEKNYNTIVWNSRSAKNLYNLAIEKFSYQFDEKWINFIPAYTQYWQLMYKLYYQNYHVNSFKGLNKKEIKSTIDTDFNNPESNLLVFEHFFREGLTVSELKENYEFLKSDLDLKQQNLAEALIQSQAVKEVSRIQKIDFLFGIDIDGSMESYFARDSSEKKHVLVFWSTWDSRMTTEFNLLADLKNKFKEQYNFIHICIDAYEIPDKTKSFIYQNRVGGFHLLPEQSNAFRKSNFRKDQKIRDFPFYVLTDNSGKVIETESVPLEISNRLESKLKHFSTKK, encoded by the coding sequence ATGGTCAGGTTCATTTTTGTTTTTCTTCTAATTTTAAGTTCTATCATAAATATTCATGCTAAGACTATTACATTTTTGCATGATGAAGATATTGAAGTGAAATTTCAAGATGCTGTACATCCTCAAATTTTAGATTACGCTCCCCAATTCATTTATCCCACCTCAACTATTTTTCAATTAGCAGAATCAAAGTTTCATTTTTACAGGCTTAGCTTTAGTGAAAAAGAATATTATTTATGGATGGAGGATTTGTCTACAGATATTGAAATTAATTTATCCTCTCCAGAGATCAATTCTTCTAATGTAAAGATGATTTCAAAAAGTGATTGGTATTCAGCTAAAGTGGATTTAAATAATTCAGCTCTAGAGGAGCTAAATGAAATTGATTTGTACTATGCTAATGCATTAGATAGTTTGAAAAGACTTGCTCAAACTGATGATCAATTTAGAGCAGAAAAGAACTATAATACTATTGTTTGGAATAGTCGAAGTGCCAAAAATTTGTATAATCTTGCTATTGAAAAATTCAGTTATCAATTTGATGAAAAATGGATTAATTTTATTCCTGCCTACACCCAATATTGGCAATTGATGTATAAATTATACTATCAAAATTATCATGTAAATTCGTTCAAAGGACTTAATAAAAAGGAAATAAAATCTACCATTGATACTGATTTTAATAATCCTGAATCAAATTTATTGGTATTTGAACATTTCTTCCGAGAAGGTTTAACTGTATCTGAATTAAAAGAGAATTATGAATTTTTAAAAAGTGATTTAGATTTAAAACAGCAGAATCTTGCTGAGGCTTTAATTCAAAGCCAGGCAGTAAAAGAGGTGTCTAGAATTCAAAAAATAGATTTCCTTTTTGGGATAGATATTGATGGATCAATGGAGAGTTATTTTGCTCGGGATTCTTCTGAAAAAAAGCATGTGTTAGTTTTTTGGTCTACTTGGGATTCTCGTATGACCACTGAATTTAATCTTTTAGCAGATTTAAAAAATAAATTTAAAGAGCAATATAATTTTATTCATATCTGCATAGATGCATACGAAATACCTGATAAAACGAAATCATTTATTTATCAAAATAGGGTAGGGGGTTTTCATTTATTGCCCGAACAGTCAAATGCTTTCAGGAAAAGTAACTTCAGAAAAGATCAAAAAATTAGAGACTTTCCTTTTTATGTGTTAACTGATAATAGTGGAAAAGTGATAGAAACAGAATCAGTTCCTTTAGAAATTAGCAATCGTTTAGAAAGTAAATTGAAACATTTTAGCACAAAAAAATAG